In Treponema primitia ZAS-1, a single window of DNA contains:
- a CDS encoding uroporphyrinogen decarboxylase family protein, whose protein sequence is MQHRELIENTLERKPIPTNAFWIGHPADETKKLYYKELGIKEAELSELEKHNREASVLKSSDADEKEVEFSLKTGSDMTWISPELDLSCWKHPEGKPMWDCFEKGRASLGSAGIFAECEDVQEVEAFDWPNPDYLDFSSTLKRVKYAYDQGLAVFGGMWCPFFHTLSDFFGMENYFVKMHTDKEVVHAVTSHVVDFYVETNTRFFNLAKEYLTAGFFGNDFGTQLDLMIGFNDFDEFLLPSINRIIGTIKKAGLKTAFHSCGSINRVIPRLIDAGIDVLHPLQARAKNMDAKNLETQYGKDLIFMGGVDTQQLLPFGKKEQVREEVLRLRDIFKGHFIVSPSHEALLPDVPFENAMAMSKAAKE, encoded by the coding sequence ATGCAGCACAGAGAACTTATTGAAAATACCCTGGAAAGAAAACCAATCCCCACCAACGCATTCTGGATTGGGCATCCCGCTGATGAAACAAAAAAGTTATATTATAAAGAATTAGGTATTAAAGAGGCGGAACTTTCGGAATTAGAAAAACATAACCGTGAAGCCTCGGTATTAAAATCTTCAGACGCCGATGAAAAAGAAGTTGAATTCAGCCTCAAAACCGGCAGCGATATGACCTGGATATCCCCGGAACTGGATTTAAGCTGCTGGAAACATCCCGAAGGAAAACCCATGTGGGATTGTTTTGAAAAAGGCAGGGCAAGCCTTGGCAGCGCCGGAATTTTTGCGGAATGCGAGGATGTGCAGGAAGTTGAAGCCTTTGATTGGCCTAATCCGGATTACCTTGATTTTTCCTCAACCCTTAAGCGGGTCAAATACGCCTACGATCAAGGGCTTGCCGTTTTTGGCGGTATGTGGTGCCCTTTTTTTCATACCCTGAGCGATTTTTTTGGCATGGAGAACTATTTTGTAAAGATGCACACAGACAAAGAAGTGGTCCATGCGGTTACTTCCCATGTGGTTGATTTCTATGTGGAAACCAATACCCGCTTCTTCAATTTAGCAAAAGAATATCTTACCGCAGGTTTTTTCGGTAATGATTTTGGAACCCAGCTTGATCTGATGATTGGCTTTAATGATTTTGACGAGTTCCTTCTTCCCTCCATAAACCGTATTATCGGTACCATTAAAAAGGCCGGGTTAAAAACTGCCTTCCATTCCTGCGGCTCCATTAACCGGGTTATACCCCGGCTCATTGATGCGGGAATTGATGTGCTGCATCCGCTTCAGGCCCGTGCTAAGAATATGGACGCAAAAAACCTTGAAACCCAATATGGAAAGGATCTTATCTTTATGGGCGGAGTTGATACCCAGCAGCTCCTTCCTTTTGGAAAAAAAGAACAGGTTCGGGAAGAAGTGCTCAGGTTACGGGACATTTTTAAGGGACATTTTATTGTTTCTCCCAGCCATGAGGCCCTGCTCCCCGATGTTCCATTTGAAAACGCCATGGCCATGAGCAAGGCTGCAAAAGAATAA
- a CDS encoding sugar ABC transporter ATP-binding protein, which yields MAGQPVIQIRNMHKTFPGVHALKGVDLDLYAGEVHALVGENGAGKSTLIKIISGAYTFTEGTYLINGQDAGIKNTIDAIKKGISVIYQELNLVPSLSIAENIFFGRLPSKLGRVLWSELYANAQKYLEMVGLSVKPTMKVQYLSVAQQQLVEIAKSLALDSKVIIMDEPTSALSPKEIKSLFEVIVTLREKGVCIMYVSHKLEEIFELADRISVFRDGARVGAMLASETDQQRLIEMMVGRKLSDMFPEHTRVSGETVLEVKGLTTDKVTDLNFHVRKGEIVGFSGLMGAGRSEMTRGLFGADKRSAGKVFINGKEVEKDSTGAAHAAGMGLVTENRKTEGLLPNLSVKKNITIASLGQFSKLFHIFPRKEASESNTLVDKLRIKTPSVDQLITKLSGGNQQKVLLSRWLMKENLKLLIIDEPTRGIDVGAKSEIYNLMDMLAKQGLAILMVSSELPEILGMCDRIYVMKNGKITGEFNREDATETALLAKAIS from the coding sequence ATGGCTGGACAACCGGTAATACAGATCAGGAATATGCACAAAACTTTTCCCGGAGTTCATGCCCTCAAGGGAGTGGATCTTGATCTTTACGCAGGTGAAGTTCATGCGCTGGTGGGAGAAAACGGCGCCGGTAAATCCACACTGATAAAAATAATCTCCGGAGCATATACCTTTACCGAGGGCACGTATCTGATTAACGGTCAGGATGCGGGTATTAAAAACACCATTGACGCCATTAAAAAAGGGATAAGTGTTATTTATCAGGAATTGAATCTGGTGCCCAGTCTCTCGATTGCGGAGAATATCTTTTTTGGAAGGCTCCCTTCAAAACTGGGCCGGGTGCTTTGGAGCGAGCTATACGCCAACGCCCAAAAATACCTTGAAATGGTCGGTCTTTCGGTAAAGCCCACCATGAAGGTACAATACCTGAGCGTCGCTCAGCAGCAACTCGTGGAAATTGCAAAATCACTTGCCCTTGATAGTAAAGTAATTATCATGGACGAACCTACCTCTGCCTTAAGCCCAAAGGAAATCAAAAGTCTTTTTGAAGTAATTGTGACGCTCAGGGAAAAGGGTGTCTGTATTATGTACGTTTCCCATAAGCTTGAAGAGATATTTGAATTGGCAGACCGTATTTCTGTTTTCCGCGACGGCGCCAGGGTGGGCGCCATGCTTGCCAGTGAAACGGATCAGCAGCGGCTAATCGAAATGATGGTGGGCAGAAAACTCAGCGATATGTTCCCTGAGCATACCCGCGTATCCGGTGAAACGGTGCTTGAGGTTAAGGGCCTCACTACCGATAAGGTTACGGATTTAAATTTCCATGTCCGCAAGGGCGAAATAGTCGGCTTTTCGGGCCTCATGGGCGCAGGACGATCCGAAATGACCCGCGGCCTTTTTGGGGCGGATAAAAGAAGCGCAGGAAAAGTATTTATCAACGGCAAGGAAGTGGAAAAAGATTCCACCGGAGCGGCCCATGCCGCAGGCATGGGACTGGTAACCGAGAACCGCAAAACAGAAGGATTGTTGCCGAACCTTTCAGTCAAAAAGAATATAACCATTGCCTCCCTGGGCCAGTTTTCAAAGCTCTTCCATATATTTCCCCGCAAGGAAGCTTCCGAAAGCAACACCCTGGTCGATAAATTGCGTATTAAAACTCCTTCTGTTGATCAGCTTATAACAAAACTTTCCGGAGGCAATCAACAGAAGGTTTTGCTTTCCCGGTGGCTCATGAAGGAAAATCTCAAGCTCCTCATTATTGATGAGCCTACCCGGGGTATTGATGTGGGCGCCAAGTCGGAGATTTATAACCTCATGGATATGCTTGCAAAACAGGGTTTGGCCATTTTGATGGTATCCAGCGAACTGCCAGAAATTTTAGGGATGTGCGACCGCATTTATGTCATGAAGAATGGAAAAATCACCGGCGAATTTAACCGGGAAGATGCAACTGAAACCGCTTTGCTTGCAAAGGCGATCAGCTGA
- a CDS encoding ABC transporter permease yields MSKNSSKLLNSIKQSDLLVLLAVLAVLCIVVSFLTPVFLSQRNIMNTLRQVSLTAICGFGLTMVILVGEIDLSVGSQQAIAGISSIYILNATHSIPLAILAALVCGVIVGAVNGILVTKAKLNSLIATLGTMAIWRGLAMVITGAVSIQSGVEAFQGLATGFVGFIPNAVIIAALLYLIIYYVLNHTTFGRKIYAIGGNKEASRLAGLSVDRIKLLVYIFSGVLTMLSGVLLASRMASAQPTAGTGFEMVVIASVILGGVSLNGGIGTIAGALIGMIILGVLQNGLTLLDVSSFWQDITRGLVIILAVFVDTVRKDSIAKRLVKEQKMLQQ; encoded by the coding sequence ATGTCGAAAAACAGCTCGAAACTGCTGAACAGTATTAAACAGTCGGATCTATTGGTATTACTGGCCGTCTTGGCGGTATTGTGTATAGTTGTTTCGTTTTTAACGCCCGTATTTCTTTCACAGCGGAACATCATGAATACCCTGCGTCAGGTTTCTTTGACCGCCATTTGCGGGTTCGGCCTTACCATGGTTATTCTGGTTGGAGAGATTGATCTTTCCGTGGGTTCCCAGCAGGCAATAGCCGGCATCAGTTCAATTTACATATTGAACGCCACCCACAGTATTCCCCTTGCCATCCTTGCCGCCCTTGTCTGCGGCGTTATTGTCGGGGCGGTTAACGGTATCCTGGTTACCAAGGCAAAACTTAATTCACTCATAGCCACCCTGGGAACCATGGCAATTTGGCGGGGTCTGGCCATGGTCATAACCGGCGCAGTATCCATACAATCGGGGGTTGAAGCCTTTCAAGGCCTTGCTACAGGTTTTGTCGGATTTATTCCCAATGCGGTTATTATTGCGGCCTTACTGTACCTTATCATCTATTATGTTTTGAATCATACGACTTTCGGCCGAAAAATCTATGCCATAGGGGGCAATAAAGAAGCTTCCCGGCTTGCGGGTCTTTCGGTGGATCGCATAAAGCTTTTGGTGTATATATTCAGCGGAGTGCTCACCATGCTGTCAGGGGTGCTGCTCGCCTCCCGCATGGCATCGGCTCAGCCCACAGCGGGCACGGGTTTTGAAATGGTGGTCATTGCTTCGGTCATTCTGGGAGGCGTCTCCCTTAACGGCGGCATAGGAACCATAGCGGGCGCCCTTATCGGGATGATCATATTGGGGGTGCTGCAGAACGGCCTTACCCTTCTGGATGTTTCTTCCTTCTGGCAGGATATCACCAGGGGTCTGGTTATTATATTGGCCGTGTTTGTTGATACCGTCAGAAAGGACAGTATTGCAAAGCGTCTTGTCAAAGAACAGAAGATGTTGCAGCAGTAG